The Amaranthus tricolor chloroplast, complete genome sequence GGAATTCACAATGAAACTATTCAATTGATCAAAATGCACAATGCGGATTGTATCCACATGATTTTGCACTTCTCGACAAATTTAATCTGTTTCCTTATTCTAAGCGGTTATTCTATTCTGGGAAATAAAGAACTTATTCTTCTTAACTCTTGGGTTCAGGAATTCCTATATAACTTAAGCGACACAATAAAAGCCTTTTCGATTCTTTTATTAACTGATTTATGTATCGGATTTCATTCGCCCCATGGTTGGGAACTAATGATTGGCTCTATCTACAAAGATTTTGGATTTGCCCATAATGATCAAATTATATCTAGTCTTGTTTCTACGTTTCCAGTTATTCTAGATACAATCTTGAAATATTGGATTTTCCGTTATTTAAATCGTGTATCCCCATCACTTGTAGTGATTTATCATTCAATGAATGACTGAAAAGACGAAAAAGGGGTATACGGATATAAATCGAATTCGAATTTCGAACGCGATGTTTGTTACTTTGTACATAATCACAGCATTACAAAATTGACTTCCTCTTTCTATTTATACCCATCTAAGACGGGAAGTTTCTCCCATATTCCAGTAATAAACTATTCTTTCAGTAAATTTAGTTTTCACTTAAAGTAAATAACAGAATCGGGGATAGGGAACTATACTAGCAACCTACCCAATTTATTGTAGAAATTTTCGGAATCAATAATTGGACCATGCAAACTATAAATACCTTTTCTTGGATAAAAGAACAGATTACTCGATCCATTTGCATATCGCTCGTGTTATATATAATAACTCGATCCTCCATTTCGAATGCATATCCCATTTTCGCACAGCAAGGTTATGAAA is a genomic window containing:
- the cemA gene encoding chloroplast envelope membrane protein, with the protein product MEKKKIFIPFLYLISIVFLPWWISLSFQKSLESWVTNWWNTKQSETFLNDIQENNLLEKFIELEELHLLDEMIKEYPETHLQKLRIGIHNETIQLIKMHNADCIHMILHFSTNLICFLILSGYSILGNKELILLNSWVQEFLYNLSDTIKAFSILLLTDLCIGFHSPHGWELMIGSIYKDFGFAHNDQIISSLVSTFPVILDTILKYWIFRYLNRVSPSLVVIYHSMND